Genomic window (Pseudovibrio brasiliensis):
AGTCTCGCGAACTCTACTTCGCTGGCAAAGCAGCCATGATCATCTGGTCTCCGTTCATTTTGGACGAGCTGGCTGGTCTGCGTGACAGCGCGCCGCCAACCATCAACAACGACCCAACCTCCAAGGAACTGGCAGGTAAAACCGGCGTTGTGACTACTCTGTCTGGTCCATCCAACAAGACCGGCGCAGCTTGGGGCGACATCCGCTACTTCTCCATCACCAACGATGCTGACACAGAAGCTGCACAGCAGTTCGTGGAATACTCCATGAACGAAGGCTACATGGCGACCCTGTCCATCGCACCGGAGGGCAAATTCCCTGTCCGCCGCGGCAATGCAGAAGATAAAGAAGCCTTCATCAAAGGCTGGGCAACCCTGCCAGTGGGCGTGGACCGCAAAGCACCACTCACAGAGCTTTATCCGGCAGAAACAATCTCCCAGATTGTTGAAGGTTTGGACACGGCTAGCCGTTGGGGGGTGAAGGAAGGCCAGCTCAGTCTTGCCTCCAAGATCCTGAACTCCATGGCAATCAACCGTTACACCCGTGAGTTCATTGATGACGAACTCTCTGCGGAAGAAGCGGTCGCCAAGATCAATCAGGAACTTGCCAAGATCAAGTAAGGCCTGACGCCGTAATCCCAGCCCGCAGGCCTTTGGTCTGCGGGCCCTTAAACCACCAAAACCACAGTGATATCAGGAGCACAGCGCAATGAGCGCCATAGCCGATCAGGCCGGAAAAACTGTTACCACAAAAGGTGAAAGCATAAGCCAGCCGCCCAAAGGCGCAGGCCCCATGCAAAAGCGGGAGGCACGCCTCGCCTACACCATGCTGGCGCCCACGTTTCTGATCATCCTCGCAATTGTTCTCGGCCCCCTGGTCGCAAACTTCTGGATCAGCTTCAAACCCGTGGAGCTGGGCGACTTACGTGCCCCCAAAGTCCTCATCAACGAGCGTGTCAAAGGCAAACCCCAACAAGCAGGCGATCCGGCAACGCTGGAGTATCGTGTCCGCAATTCCTCCCAGAAAAACTCCATCGCAGACGCTGGTTTTACCGATATTCTCCCTCCCGGTTTCACCGCGCAAAAACTGCCGGATGCCTGCTCTCTGATTGGGACCAACCTGACCTGCAACATCGGCACGCTTGACGGCAAGGCCCGTGAAAAGCTGGTCATTTCGGGCACAGTCTCTGACGAATACCTTGGCCTGAGAAAACCTGAGAAAGCCAGCAAACCAGTCTCCTATGGCGACGCAGACAGCGTGCTAACCAACAGCACCTTCACACTCGAAAACTTCCGCCGTGTATTCGACAGTGACGAGTTCTGGAGCGTTTTACGTGTAACGTTCTACTACACCATTTTCGGCACAGCAGGCGCGCTGGTCCTCGGCCTGTTTGCAGCACAGCTCCTCAACACCTCCTTCAAAGGCAGAGGCATCCTGCGCGGGCTCTTCCTGTTCCCTTATGTGTCTCCGGTCATTGCCGTCGCCTTCACCTGGGTCGTGCTGCTGGATCCGTTCTCCGGAACCTTGAACGCCCTGCTCACCAAGATGGGTGTATTCGCCGAGCCAGTGAACTTCTTCGGCCAGCGCGCAGTCGACCTGCACCTGTTTGGAACCTCCTTTGAGTTCCCACTGGCCCTCTCAACAGTCATCGCTTTTGAAGCTTGGCGGTACTTCCCGCTGTCCTTCCTGTTCATTCTGGCCCGCATGCAGTCCGTCTCAACAGACATTTATGAGGCCGCAGAAATGGATGGCGCGACCCCACTGCAGCAGTTCTGGTACATCTCCCTGCCACAACTCATGGGCATCCTGTCAGTCCTCTTCCTGCTGCGCTTCATCTGGACCTTCAACAAGTTTGACGACATCTTCCTGCTCACAGGCGGCAATGCCGGAACCCGCACCCTGACCGTGGATGTGTATGAGCAAGGCTTCGCGCTCTCCAACCTGGGTGCTGGTGCAGCCGTTGCTGTGGTCGTCTTTGTTGTTCTTGTCACCTTCGCCACCTTGTTCATCCGCTTCTCAACCAAGGAGGAAGGACTATGAGATTGCTGAACAGCTACGTTCTTTCTGCTGCAAGCGGAGCCGTCTGGGGCTTCCTCGCCATGATCGTGATCGGCGTTACGCTGACACTCATCACCGGCGAGCTGGCCATCCCTCAAGTGGGCGCCGCCACCCTCGCTGCTGCGCTGGGCGCGCTCTTCACCCATCTGTGGGAAGGTAAGACCGCCAGCACCGGACAGAAATACGCACCAGCTGCGATCATCCTGCTGACGCTACTAGCAGCCACCTTCGGTGCACCATTTGCCCTGCCACTCTCCGTAGAGCCGCTCTGGCAGCTCATCGCACTGGTGTCCTTTGTCGCCGTCACCTTCTGGGCAAACCGCCAGACCTTGTCCGGCACCCCCAAAGGCAGCCTCACCCGCTATGAGAAGGAAGTCGTCTTCCTGCGCGTGGCCAAAGGCTTTGGCTTCGTCATCTTCACAGTGATGGTTGCCCTGCCGTTCTACGTTATGGTCATGACCAGCCTGAAGAGCCAGCAGCAACTGCTCGGTAATCCTCTGGATCTGTCCATCGACCTGTCCGGCGGCCTCTCAGGCATGTTCCGCTCTTACGTAGAGCTGTTCACCCAGTTCAACTTCGGCACCTATCTGACAGTTTCCGCCATTGTTTCAGTGGCAACCGTGGTCCTGACTCTGCTGTTCTCAGTTCCGGGCGCCTATGCCGTCTCCCGCTTGAACTTCCCAGGCCGCTCCTGGATGTCCCGCTCCGTACTGCTCATCTACATGGTGCCAACCATTGTTCTGGTCATTCCACTCTATGCTGTCTTCTCTCAACTGGGTCTGCGCAACTCACTGACGGGCCTGCTCATCGTTTATCCGGCAACCACCATTCCTGTTGCCCTGTACATGCTGCAAGGCTACTTCAAAGGCCTGCCTGCGGAGCTGGAAGAAGCAGGTCTGATGGATGGACTTAGCCGTCTGGGCGTGATCCTCAAGATCACCCTACCGCTGTCCTTACCAGCGCTGGCTTCCGTCTCTCTTTACGTCTTCATGATCGCGTGGAACGAGTTCCTCTTCGCCTTCATGTTCCTGGATGATCCGGGCATCTTCACCCTCTCCCGCGGTGTCGTGTCTCTCAATTCCTCTGAAGTCCCACGTCAACACCTGATGGCCGGTGCGGTCATCGCAACAGTCCCTGTGCTTTGCATCTTCCTGTGGTTCGAACGCTTCCTCGTTCAAGGTCTCACAGCAGGCAGCGTCAAAGGCTAAGCGGCACTGTCAAAAAGAAAAAACATCGGAGTATCTACTATGTCCGCACAACTCGATAATCAGGCCATTTCCATCCTTAAGGAAAATGATCTGGGCGGCTACACAATCCCAACCAAAGGTCTCTACCCTTACCAGTGGAACTGGGACAGCGCCTTCGTCGCGCTCGGCTTTGCAACGTTCAACATGGACCGCGCATGGGAAGAGATCGAACTACTCTTCGAAGGCCAGTGGGATGACGGCATGGTTCCGCACATCATCTTCCGCAAGGATGATCCAAGCTACTTCCCAGGCCCATCCGTCTGGGGCACCACAAACCCGAAGATCCCAACTTCCGGTCACTCCCAGCCTCCAGTGGCAGCAACCGTGGTTCGCCGCTTGTTTGAGCAGGACACCTCCGCAGCAGGTAAAGAGAAGATCAAGTCCCTCTTCCCGAAACTGCTGGCATGGCACCGATGGTACCACACCTATCGTGACCCGGAAGGCCACGGCGTCATCGCCATCATGCACCCATGGGAATCTGGCCGCGACAACCTGCCAGACTGGGACAACGCAGCAAGCTATGTCGATATCTCTGATATTGGTGAATACACCCGTAAAGACACATCCCACGTCAATCCGGAGATGCGTCCAAAGAAGATCGACTACGACCGCTATCTGGCAATCGTGAAGTTTGGCCGCGACAACAACTGGGATCCAAAGATCGTCGCAGAACAATGCCCGTTCTTCGTCGCTGACCCGGGCAACACCTTCATCCTGCTGCGCGCAGACCGCGACCTGCTGGCCATGGCTGAAGCGCTGGGCGAAACCGAAGCAGCTGAAGAGCTGAAAGGTTGGATCGCCCTCACAGAAAAAGGCATCGCAAAACTCTGGAACGAAGAAAAGCAAGCCTTCTGCACATACGACTTGCGCAATGATGTTTTGGGCACTGGCATCTCCAGTGCGTCTTTCCTCGCACCATATGCAGGCATTCGCGAAGAGAAGTACATCAACCCAACACGCGAACACTTCGACCGGATCGCGGCAAAGGTCAACTACACCATGCCAAGCTATGACCCGGATCACCCGCTGTTTGAAAGCATGCGCTACTGGCGTGGTCCTGTCTGGGGCATCATCAACTACCTGATCGCAACCGGCTTTGCAGAACTGGGCGACGCCGCCCGCGCAGAGCGCCTGCGCACCGACACCGTTGCGCTGATCGAAAAGAGCGATTTTGCAGAATACTTTGATCCAATCACCGGCGAAGGCGCTGGCGGCAACTCCTTCTCCTGGACATCCGCCATCTGGCTCACATGGGCCACGCCAAGCCTGACCGCTAAAGCAGCCTGAGGAGGAACGGAATAATGGGAGCTATTCGCCTTGAGGGTGTCGAAAAATGGTTTGGTGATCTTCAGGTCATCAAAGGGATTGATCTTGAGATCAATCCCGGTGAGTTCGTCATCTTTGTTGGGCCCTCTGGCTGTGGCAAGTCCACACTTCTGCGCGTAATCTCCGGTCTGGAAGAAGCCAGCCGGGGCAGCGTGCACATTGATGGCAAGGACGTCACCGCCCTGCCACCGTCCGGGCGTGGGCTCTCCATGGTGTTCCAAAGCTACGCGCTCTACCCACACATGAGCGTGCGCGAAAACATGGGCTTTGCTCTGAAAACAGCAGGCGCGCCAAAAGCTGAGATTGAAGCCAAGGTCAACAAGGCCGCTGAAGTGCTTCAGCTGGAAGAATATCTGGATCGCCGTCCAAAGGCCCTCTCTGGTGGTCAGCGCCAGCGCGTTGCCATTGGCCGGTCCATTGTTCGCGATCCAGCCGCCTTCCTGTTTGATGAGCCGCTCTCCAATCTGGATGCTGCCCTGCGTGTTGAAATGCGCTTCGAGATTGCAAAACTGCACCGCAATCTGGACGCCACCATGATCTACGTGACCCACGATCAGGTGGAAGCGATGACATTGGCGGACAAGATCGTGGTTCTGCAGTCTGGCCGTATCGAACAGGTCGGCTCTCCCCGTGAGCTCTATGAACGCCCGGACAACCTGTTTGTGGCGCAGTTCATCGGCTCACCAAAGATGAACATCATGCCGGTTGAGTTCAGCAGCGATACATTCACGCTTGCTGGCTTCTCCGAGCAGCCATCACCTTTCAAAAATAACGAAGGCACACCAGTCAAACTCGGCATTCGCCCAGAACACATCAGCGTTGTTCCACCAGCAGAAGCAGCCGTGACGGGAACGGTAGAACATGTCGAATATCTGGGTGCAGATCTGTTCATCTATGTGGCTGCTGAGAACCTGGGAACCATCCTTGTAAGACTGTCAGGTCTGGAACATTACAAAGCGGGCGACACAGTCGGCCTCGCCTTTGATCCTGCCCTCACTCATTTCTTCGACGCAGACGGCAAAGCTGTGCGGGTGAACCACGAGAAGGTGACAGAACCAGCCTGAAACAACAGTCAGTCCTGATAGAAAAGTAAGGCTTGGGTGCTTACACATCCAAGCCTTACTTTTCTAAGCTGCTAAAACAGCCTTAGAAGCGATAGGTAACACCCGCACCAATCAGCCAAGGATTAAGCTCAGCAGTGCCTGAAACTTTGGCATCATTGTTCAACGTTACATCGTAATCTGCTTCAAGGAACAGTTTTTTGACGTCGAAGTTTACGCCCCAATGATCGTCGACCATATAGTCGAAACCAACCTGAAGGGCTGCACCGAATGTATTTTCGATATCAAGCTTCTTGGAATCTTTTCCATCATCTTGATTATAGAAAATTGTGTAGTTGATACCTGCGCCAATGTACGGCTTAAAACTACCAAAATTGGTGAAGTGGTACTGCAAAGTAAGTGTTGGCGGTAAGATCCAGGTTTCACCGACATCACTAACACCAATGCCTGGAAGGCTACCATCACCATCAACATCTGACCAAGTAGTCCCCAAAATCAACTCAGCCGCAATGTTGTCAGTGAAGTAATAGGTAATATCCAGTTCCGGGACCACTGTACTCGAATATGACAGATCGGAACCTGCAACTCCGTTGACATGTCCTTCATCCATCGGAACAACACCCAGAGCACGCACACGGATCTGCCAAGGGCTTTTTTCCGATGCAGCCGCAGCAGCGATATCTTCCTGTGGCACAGGCATATCCGCTGCCAGAGCCTGACCAGCAGACACCATAAGCGCTGCGCTCGCCATCAGGCCCATCACCCTTTTCAAACTCATATCCACCTCCAGTTGCATAAGTGAGCTTTACACTTATTCCAATTATTGAGAGTGGATCAGAGCAGCATTGAGATGCATCAAACTGACATTGATAATATAAGTACTATTTATAATAGTAATTTTGACGGATAAATAATCCAGAAAAGTAGATTTCAAATAGATATTTTCGACATAAAACCTAACATAATTCAATAGCACCAACAAGTGCGCGTAATACCCAATCAACCACAACCAATCACCATGATTGATGTGTATTGCGCACTAAGGCCACCAAACCACCCCATGGTCAACCGCCGCCTTTCAACCAAAGTCTGCAACTCTGCGGTGTTCCAAGTTTGTCAGCAACACCGGAACCCGCTATGAAGTGAGGGCTTCGCAGGTGTTCCATCACAAGGTCTGCCCCCTTGTTGCGAAACACAAACTTCGAACTGATTTAAGTCTACCAGAATGGGGAAGTGGGGGAATAAATGGCGGCGCAATGGTGCATCGGTCTCATGACCGGAACAGTGATGGACGGCAACGTCGACATCGCCATGCTGAAAACCGATGGCGAAACCATCGAGGAGTTCGGCCCCTATACTCTGGCAAGTTATCCCCCCGAAACCAATCAGCTGATCGCCGAAGCCATGGCCGCAGCTCAGGACTGGAATTTCGCAACCGAAGAGCCTGAAATTTTTTCACGGGCGGAAAAAGCTCTGAGTGAAGGTCAGGCCCACGCGATTTCACATTTCCTTTCAAAAAACTCCATTTCAACGCAAAATATTTCGTTGATCGGTTTTCACGGTCAAACCGTCCTCCACCGCGCACCTAAAGATGGCCAGAAAGGTGCGACACGTCAGCTCGGTGATGGGCAGATCATCGCCGATAGTCTTGGTATTCCAGTCATTTACGATTTCAGAACGCAGGATATCGAAGCCGGTGGCCAAGGCGCGCCCCTCGCCGCCATCTACCATCAAGCTCTCCTGCTCAGCGCTGGTCTTTCGGACGATCCAACAGATACCGCCATCTTGAACCTCGGCGGCGTCGGCAACATCTCCTGGTGGGGTGGGCATAACACGCTGATCGCCTTCGACACAGGCCCGGCCAACGCCCCCATAAACGACTGGATCAGCTCACACAATCGCGGTGACATGGACCGCGACGGCCTCATCGCCGCCAGCGGACAAGTGGACGAGGAAAGGCTCAAAAAGCTCCTCAAGCACCCCTATCTCACAGAAGCCTTCCCCAAATCCCTAGATCGCAACAGCTTCACCAAAGCAATGGCAACCGGCCTTTCTCTCGAAGATGGCGCAGCAACACTCACGGCCTTCTCGGCAAGCGCAGTCGGTAAAGGATTGGACATGCTACCAAAACGCCCTGCTCGCTTGGTAGCCTGTGGCGGTGGACGCAAAAACCCGCAGCTTCTGAAGGAAATCGAAGCGCGAGCGAACGTAAAAATCGTGCAAGCAGAGGAGCTTGGCTGGCGAGGAGATGCCGTGGAAGCAGAATGCTTCGCCTTCCTCGCCGCCAGATGCGACCGCAATTTACCGATCAGTTTTCCGGGAACCACAGGCGTTCCAACCGCCATGTCCGGCGGTACCAAAGCGCTACCACACCAGACAACCAGGTGACCAGAACATAAAAAGGTGGGAGCTCCTGCCGCCGCGCAAAAGCTCCCACCGACCTCTTGCTTAAGGCTCAAAAGGTCTCTGCTACAAATAGCTATAAGAAAAGGTAAGCAGTATATTCTGGTCGCAACATTGTAGATAATTGATATCTTGAGAGAAATTCAACCATCTGCAACACATTCAACATACTCGAAAGTTATTTTAACAAAAACCCCTCCGATCAACTGAAAAACAGACTGTTGCAAATCAGTACCTTGATGTTTATTCGAACACAAACAAGTAGTATTGCACAAATACACAACACAATACTTATAGTATCTATGTATTTTTGACAGCGCAAATCACGTCAGCAACGCCTAATCCCTTGGCAAACCGACGAGAAGCGACATAAAGGCAGTTTGAATTTTCAGAAAGTCATGCTACCTCCTTTTTAAGGGAGGAGCCGTCTTTGAAGAGAAGAACTATCAACCGCATCGCTTTTGTTTCCAGTGACACGCCAGAAGCACTTGCTGCACGCCAAGCTCTTGAAAAGATGTATGGATCTGCCTCACAAGATGAAGCAGACGTCATTGTTGCGCTTGGTGGCGACGGAGTTATGCTCTCTTGTCTACATAAGTTTATGAACACCGGCATGCCCATCTACGGCATGAATCGCGGTTCAGTCGGCTTCCTCATGAACGAGTACCGCACCGAAAATCTCGTCGAACGCCTTGAAAAAGCAGAGATAACGCCTCTGCATCCACTGAACATCGAGGCGATCGACAAAGACGGTAACGAGTTCACCGCCCGCGCAATTAACGAAGTATCCTTCCTGCGCAAATCACATCAGGCCGCCAAACTGCGCATCTCCGTTGATGGCCGCGTGCGCATGGAAGAGCTGGCCTGTGATGGTATCATTATTTCTACTCCCCAGGGCAGCACGGCTTATAACCTCTCCGCCCATGGACCGATCCTGCCGATTGACTCACCACTAATGGCACTTACACCCATCAGCGCGTTCCGCCCAAGACGCTGGCGCGGCGCCCTGCTCTCTACGCAAAACACCGTGAAGATTGAGGTACTTGAGGCAGACAAGCGCCCGGTCAATGCAGCAGCTGATCATCGTGAGTTCCGCAATGTTATCAGCACCACCATCTATCAGGACGCAACCGCTGAAAGCTGCATCATGTTCGATCATGAACACAGCTGGGACGAACGTATCCTCTCAGAGATGTTTAAGTACTGAGCCACACCCGTTCATGGCAGTCCCATGCCAAACATGTTATTAGAGACAACTTCGGGTTGGGATTGCCCATAAAACCGTTAGATATTATTACGAATTCGAAATATAATCGCGCCTACAGCAATGCAGGCTCAGGAATTGCGCAGGACAATGGCTTCGACAACTGGTTCAGATAAATCTTCGCAGGAACACATCCGCGTTCCCAACGACCTTTCCAAAAAAGTCCGGAAGATGTCGACCATCGAAGCAGCCAAGTTTGATCCGGTCAAAGCAGCTGAAGAAGCGATTGAAAAGCTCTCAGACAAATTTGAAAGCTGGATGGGCTCGGAAGTCGACTGCCTGAAAGAAACCAATCAGGCAGCACAAGACGCTGACTTTACAGATGAAACCTACGATGCTTTGTTCCGCTGCGCACATGACATCAAAGGCCAGGCAGAAACTCTGGGCTTTCCGTTAGTTGGCCGCGTAGCAAACAACCTGACCCTCCTGCTTGTTGCTGCCAAAGCGCAGGACACCTACCCAAAAGAGCTCATCGCCCAACACGTCAGTGCGATCAATGCAATGATTTCAGAAGACGCCCGCGATGAAACCAACAGGCTCGGCGTAGCGCTTGTCTCACGTCTGGAAGAAGCCAGCGAACCACTCACTCAACTCATCGATAGCTAATCGGGAGACGAACTGAGTGGATTAAGCAACGTCACTCAGCATTTCAGCAACACGGGTCCGCGCACTTTCACGAGCAGCCTCGTTGGAAAGGCGATGCAACAGATCCTGAAGATCACCCAGATCCTCAATTCCCAACTCATCTTCCAGTGCAATCAGATCCCCGGCCACGATACGAGACTTGGACCAGTGGTCGATCTGCATGTTCTCAACCCGCTGCCAGCTGGCAATACACTCCTGAAACAGTGCATGCGTCCGGTCCGGCAAACCAGCTGCTGAAAGCACCCGGCGCAGAGTTGGACTGAACGGTGTTGCCAAAGCGTCAAAGACCTGATCTTCATCATACTCAGACAGACGCGACAGAGAGCTGGTGAGCAAGTTAAAACAACCTGTTACAGCAGCACGCAGCAACAGAACGCTTGTCATCTGAGCAGACACCACCAGATGCTCCACCAAACCCTGAAGCTCCTTGTCAGAAGCGCTCCAGGCCAGTGAAATTGTCGACCGGTCCTGCGCATCAGCCACCAGCTGCTCAGGTGCACGCATGTTCCGCGCACCCAACACCTGCGGATGATCACCAAGGCTTTCAGTATAACGACGCAGCATCATGTGACGGATCTGCAGCGGAACATCATCACGAGACATCAAAGCATCTTTGACATCGCGGCTCTCACCAAACCGCGCAATGATACGTTCCATACTGCTGGAAGT
Coding sequences:
- a CDS encoding carbohydrate ABC transporter permease, which translates into the protein MSAIADQAGKTVTTKGESISQPPKGAGPMQKREARLAYTMLAPTFLIILAIVLGPLVANFWISFKPVELGDLRAPKVLINERVKGKPQQAGDPATLEYRVRNSSQKNSIADAGFTDILPPGFTAQKLPDACSLIGTNLTCNIGTLDGKAREKLVISGTVSDEYLGLRKPEKASKPVSYGDADSVLTNSTFTLENFRRVFDSDEFWSVLRVTFYYTIFGTAGALVLGLFAAQLLNTSFKGRGILRGLFLFPYVSPVIAVAFTWVVLLDPFSGTLNALLTKMGVFAEPVNFFGQRAVDLHLFGTSFEFPLALSTVIAFEAWRYFPLSFLFILARMQSVSTDIYEAAEMDGATPLQQFWYISLPQLMGILSVLFLLRFIWTFNKFDDIFLLTGGNAGTRTLTVDVYEQGFALSNLGAGAAVAVVVFVVLVTFATLFIRFSTKEEGL
- a CDS encoding anhydro-N-acetylmuramic acid kinase, with translation MAAQWCIGLMTGTVMDGNVDIAMLKTDGETIEEFGPYTLASYPPETNQLIAEAMAAAQDWNFATEEPEIFSRAEKALSEGQAHAISHFLSKNSISTQNISLIGFHGQTVLHRAPKDGQKGATRQLGDGQIIADSLGIPVIYDFRTQDIEAGGQGAPLAAIYHQALLLSAGLSDDPTDTAILNLGGVGNISWWGGHNTLIAFDTGPANAPINDWISSHNRGDMDRDGLIAASGQVDEERLKKLLKHPYLTEAFPKSLDRNSFTKAMATGLSLEDGAATLTAFSASAVGKGLDMLPKRPARLVACGGGRKNPQLLKEIEARANVKIVQAEELGWRGDAVEAECFAFLAARCDRNLPISFPGTTGVPTAMSGGTKALPHQTTR
- a CDS encoding Hpt domain-containing protein; the protein is MASTTGSDKSSQEHIRVPNDLSKKVRKMSTIEAAKFDPVKAAEEAIEKLSDKFESWMGSEVDCLKETNQAAQDADFTDETYDALFRCAHDIKGQAETLGFPLVGRVANNLTLLLVAAKAQDTYPKELIAQHVSAINAMISEDARDETNRLGVALVSRLEEASEPLTQLIDS
- a CDS encoding DUF2336 domain-containing protein, translating into MIIKSFLNWVQYAPSGSRAQAAGALARAFLYSDLEGSEHSEAEAALTFLLDDRDVAVRVALAEAFGAAKVVPAHIISALLVDEDEVALPLLSGATEIPEGELVDLVATGSARRCVAVASRPDISVGLSAAICEVACEEACAALLSNEKAELTSSSMERIIARFGESRDVKDALMSRDDVPLQIRHMMLRRYTESLGDHPQVLGARNMRAPEQLVADAQDRSTISLAWSASDKELQGLVEHLVVSAQMTSVLLLRAAVTGCFNLLTSSLSRLSEYDEDQVFDALATPFSPTLRRVLSAAGLPDRTHALFQECIASWQRVENMQIDHWSKSRIVAGDLIALEDELGIEDLGDLQDLLHRLSNEAARESARTRVAEMLSDVA
- a CDS encoding ABC transporter ATP-binding protein, translating into MGAIRLEGVEKWFGDLQVIKGIDLEINPGEFVIFVGPSGCGKSTLLRVISGLEEASRGSVHIDGKDVTALPPSGRGLSMVFQSYALYPHMSVRENMGFALKTAGAPKAEIEAKVNKAAEVLQLEEYLDRRPKALSGGQRQRVAIGRSIVRDPAAFLFDEPLSNLDAALRVEMRFEIAKLHRNLDATMIYVTHDQVEAMTLADKIVVLQSGRIEQVGSPRELYERPDNLFVAQFIGSPKMNIMPVEFSSDTFTLAGFSEQPSPFKNNEGTPVKLGIRPEHISVVPPAEAAVTGTVEHVEYLGADLFIYVAAENLGTILVRLSGLEHYKAGDTVGLAFDPALTHFFDADGKAVRVNHEKVTEPA
- a CDS encoding OmpW/AlkL family protein, whose protein sequence is MSLKRVMGLMASAALMVSAGQALAADMPVPQEDIAAAAASEKSPWQIRVRALGVVPMDEGHVNGVAGSDLSYSSTVVPELDITYYFTDNIAAELILGTTWSDVDGDGSLPGIGVSDVGETWILPPTLTLQYHFTNFGSFKPYIGAGINYTIFYNQDDGKDSKKLDIENTFGAALQVGFDYMVDDHWGVNFDVKKLFLEADYDVTLNNDAKVSGTAELNPWLIGAGVTYRF
- a CDS encoding MGH1-like glycoside hydrolase domain-containing protein; translation: MSAQLDNQAISILKENDLGGYTIPTKGLYPYQWNWDSAFVALGFATFNMDRAWEEIELLFEGQWDDGMVPHIIFRKDDPSYFPGPSVWGTTNPKIPTSGHSQPPVAATVVRRLFEQDTSAAGKEKIKSLFPKLLAWHRWYHTYRDPEGHGVIAIMHPWESGRDNLPDWDNAASYVDISDIGEYTRKDTSHVNPEMRPKKIDYDRYLAIVKFGRDNNWDPKIVAEQCPFFVADPGNTFILLRADRDLLAMAEALGETEAAEELKGWIALTEKGIAKLWNEEKQAFCTYDLRNDVLGTGISSASFLAPYAGIREEKYINPTREHFDRIAAKVNYTMPSYDPDHPLFESMRYWRGPVWGIINYLIATGFAELGDAARAERLRTDTVALIEKSDFAEYFDPITGEGAGGNSFSWTSAIWLTWATPSLTAKAA
- a CDS encoding NAD kinase, encoding MKRRTINRIAFVSSDTPEALAARQALEKMYGSASQDEADVIVALGGDGVMLSCLHKFMNTGMPIYGMNRGSVGFLMNEYRTENLVERLEKAEITPLHPLNIEAIDKDGNEFTARAINEVSFLRKSHQAAKLRISVDGRVRMEELACDGIIISTPQGSTAYNLSAHGPILPIDSPLMALTPISAFRPRRWRGALLSTQNTVKIEVLEADKRPVNAAADHREFRNVISTTIYQDATAESCIMFDHEHSWDERILSEMFKY
- a CDS encoding carbohydrate ABC transporter permease, with protein sequence MRLLNSYVLSAASGAVWGFLAMIVIGVTLTLITGELAIPQVGAATLAAALGALFTHLWEGKTASTGQKYAPAAIILLTLLAATFGAPFALPLSVEPLWQLIALVSFVAVTFWANRQTLSGTPKGSLTRYEKEVVFLRVAKGFGFVIFTVMVALPFYVMVMTSLKSQQQLLGNPLDLSIDLSGGLSGMFRSYVELFTQFNFGTYLTVSAIVSVATVVLTLLFSVPGAYAVSRLNFPGRSWMSRSVLLIYMVPTIVLVIPLYAVFSQLGLRNSLTGLLIVYPATTIPVALYMLQGYFKGLPAELEEAGLMDGLSRLGVILKITLPLSLPALASVSLYVFMIAWNEFLFAFMFLDDPGIFTLSRGVVSLNSSEVPRQHLMAGAVIATVPVLCIFLWFERFLVQGLTAGSVKG